The Henckelia pumila isolate YLH828 chromosome 2, ASM3356847v2, whole genome shotgun sequence genome includes a window with the following:
- the LOC140881779 gene encoding E3 ubiquitin-protein ligase RSL1, with amino-acid sequence MAMEDQRVVADGSDVNEIKAKHDEEEDEFRSCCEDEDELKDIEISSKMDSKDNLDELLVKMYFKGLSVANPGDSGSGISGIGVVMQKSCDASPVRVQKKLDFYVEESIADYLALLDGLSVAMEKNITRVLALTDSQAMYDQITREELIANPLLLALRRRILDQASNMESFVLKIAPTVDQALQLAQVAIGVVSFPTVGEKVTEICSICCEERLSSMMLKVKCSHTFCSLCMRTYVEEKVQSFQVPVRCPQPKCKYCISSSECRSFLPVTSYESLEKALEETKFQISDKICCPYPNCSVLLDLKECLSTRSSSSSLTRSDDNCMECPVCQRFICVYCGVPWHSSVTCEEYQNLPLEERDASDITLHQLAQNKRRRRCQQCQRTIELTHGCSHMTCWCGHEFCFSCGAEYRDGQQMCQCALWDEDYSDELATYQTQHFEQWAWDSFESLPMMMDAYSEQERSQLALIHRFLAGGFSLTDHQPYQSPPRCTDSYVDAMKDLNQLPWLERFVSVINDNYYEDLIQ; translated from the exons ATGGCGATGGAGGATCAGAGAGTAGTTGCCGATGGTTCTGATGTTAATGAAATTAAAGCCAAGCATGACGAAGAAGAAGACGAGTTCAGAAGCTGTTGTGAGGATGAGGATGAATTGAAGGATATAGAAATCAGTTCGAAGATGGATTCAAAAGACAATCTTGATGAACTTTTGGTTAAAATGTATTTCAAAGGTTTATCTGTTGCTAATCCGGGAGATTCTGGTTCTGGGATTTCTGGGATTGGAGTGGTGATGCAGAAGTCCTGTGATGCTTCTCCAGTTCGAGTCCAGAAAAAGCTTGATTTCTATGTGGAAGAATCAATCGCGGATTATTTAGCTTTGCTGGATGGTCTCTCTGTTGCTATGGAGAAAAACATCACGCGGGTGCTTGCCTTGACCGATTCTCAAGCCATGTATGATCAG ATTACACGTGAAGAATTAATTGCAAATCCCCTTTTGTTGGCGCTGAGACGAAGGATACTAGACCAAGCCAGTAATATGGAATCATTTGTTCTAAAAATTGCCCCAACGGTAGACCAGGCGTTACAGCTAGCACAGGTGGCTATTGGTGTCGTCTCCTTTCCTACTGTGGGAGAAAAAGTTACTGAAATTTGTTCCATCTGTTGTGAGGAGAGGCTGTCTTCTATGATGCTTAAAGTTAAATGCTCCCACACATTTTGTTCCCTTTGTATGAGAACATATGTTGAGGAAAAAGTACAGTCTTTCCAGGTTCCCGTTAGGTGCCCTCAGCCGAAATGCAAATACTGTATTTCTTCTTCTGAATGTAGGTCTTTTCTTCCAGTTACCTCATATGAATCTTTGGAGAAAGCCCTCGAAGAAACCAAGTTTCAGATCTCAGATAAGATTTGTTGTCCGTATCCTAATTGCTCGGTCTTGCTTGATCTGAAGGAATGCTTGTCGACCCGATCAAGTTCATCAAGTCTGACTCGGTCAGACGACAATTGTATGGAATGTCCTGTTTGTCAGAGGTTTATATGTGTTTATTGTGGGGTTCCTTGGCATTCCTCGGTGACATGTGAAGAATATCAAAATCTGCCATTGGAAGAGAGGGATGCTAGTGACATAACCTTGCATCAATTGGCACAAAATAAAAGGCGGAGGCGTTGCCAACAGTGCCAGAGAACGATTGAGCTCACTCATGGTTGCTCCCACATGACATGCTG GTGTGGTCATGAGTTCTGCTTTTCTTGCGGTGCGGAATATAGAGATGGCCAACAGATGTGTCAATGTGCATTATGGGATGAAGATTACTCTGACGAATTAGCAACTTATCAAACTCAACACTTTGAACAATGGGCTTGGGATTCATTTGAATCACTTCCAATGATGATGGATGCATATTCAGAGCAAGAAAGATCACAACTGGCGCTTATCCATAGGTTTCTCGCCGGAGGTTTCAGTTTGACCGATCACCAACCTTACCAGTCTCCACCTCGATGTACAGATTCATACGTCGATGCCATGAAGGATCTGAATCAGCTGCCTTGGCTCGAAAGATTCGTGTCTGTTATTAATGATAATTACTATGAAGACCTCATCCAATGA